A stretch of the Pristis pectinata isolate sPriPec2 chromosome 7, sPriPec2.1.pri, whole genome shotgun sequence genome encodes the following:
- the LOC127572417 gene encoding caspase-3-like isoform X1, translating to MANEGTMSGGDTIDAKSSTIGEGSQKQFADEVGRKSDDPAMKYNMNYQHIGTCIIFNNKNFHPGTGMTKRSGTDKDAGNLMKTFKNLGFHVEVHNDQTCEQMCEKLTSVAKNDHSQVAAFVCIFLSHGEEGLLYGTDGCVEIKKFTSIFRGDQCRSLVGKPKLFFIQACRGSEFDGGVETDAVEVDSNEVSASLQKIPIEADFMYAYSTAPGYYSWRNTSNGSWFIQSLCHVLDKYGKKLELMQLLTRVNNKVALEFESNTDVVHFRAKKQIPCIISMLTKEFYFT from the exons ATGGCTAATGAGGGAACAATGTCTGGAGGTGACACTATTGATGCAAAGTCCAGCACAATCGGTGAAGg AAGCCAAAAACAGTTTGCCGATGAAGTGGGTAGAAAATCTGACGATCCAGCTATGAAATATAACATGAACTACCAACATATTGGCACATGCATCATTTTTAACAATAAGAATTTCCATCCAGGAACAG gcATGACTAAACGCAGTGGTACAGATAAAGATGCTGGTAATTTGATGAAGACTTTCAAAAACTTGGGTTTTCACGTTGAAGTTCATAATGATCAGACGTGTGAACAGATGTGTGAAAAGCTAACTAGTG TTGCCAAGAATGATCACAGCCAAGTGGCGGCTTTCGTCTGTATTTTTCTTAGTCATGGAGAAGAAGGATTGCTGTATGGAACAGATGGCTGCGTAGAAATTAAGAAATTCACTAGTATTTTTAGAGGAGATCAATGCCGATCTCTAGTTGGCAAGCCAAAGTTGTTTTTTATACAG GCCTGTCGAGGAAGTGAATTTGATGGAGGTGTTGAAACAGATGCAGTTGAAGTGGATAGCAATGAAGTGAGTGCATCCCTGCAAAAAATACCTATAGAGGCTGACTTCATGTATGCTTATTCCACAGCACCTG GCTATTACTCTTGGCGAAATACAAGCAATGGTTCCTGGTTTATTCAGTCATTATGCCATGTACTGGATAAATATGGCAAGAAGCTTGAACTCATGCAGCTGTTGACCAGAGTCAACAACAAAGTGGCACTAGAATTTGAATCTAATACTGATGTAGTGCACTTCCGTGCAAAGAAACAAATTCCTTGCATCATTTCTATGCTAACAaaggaattttattttacttaa
- the LOC127572417 gene encoding caspase-7-like isoform X2 has product MANEGTMSGGDTIDAKSSTIGEGSQKQFADEVGRKSDDPAMKYNMNYQHIGTCIIFNNKNFHPGTGMTKRSGTDKDAGNLMKTFKNLGFHVEVHNDQTCEQMCEKLTSVAKNDHSQVAAFVCIFLSHGEEGLLYGTDGCVEIKKFTSIFRGDQCRSLVGKPKLFFIQACRGSEFDGGVETDAVEVDSNEAITLGEIQAMVPGLFSHYAMYWINMARSLNSCSC; this is encoded by the exons ATGGCTAATGAGGGAACAATGTCTGGAGGTGACACTATTGATGCAAAGTCCAGCACAATCGGTGAAGg AAGCCAAAAACAGTTTGCCGATGAAGTGGGTAGAAAATCTGACGATCCAGCTATGAAATATAACATGAACTACCAACATATTGGCACATGCATCATTTTTAACAATAAGAATTTCCATCCAGGAACAG gcATGACTAAACGCAGTGGTACAGATAAAGATGCTGGTAATTTGATGAAGACTTTCAAAAACTTGGGTTTTCACGTTGAAGTTCATAATGATCAGACGTGTGAACAGATGTGTGAAAAGCTAACTAGTG TTGCCAAGAATGATCACAGCCAAGTGGCGGCTTTCGTCTGTATTTTTCTTAGTCATGGAGAAGAAGGATTGCTGTATGGAACAGATGGCTGCGTAGAAATTAAGAAATTCACTAGTATTTTTAGAGGAGATCAATGCCGATCTCTAGTTGGCAAGCCAAAGTTGTTTTTTATACAG GCCTGTCGAGGAAGTGAATTTGATGGAGGTGTTGAAACAGATGCAGTTGAAGTGGATAGCAATGAA GCTATTACTCTTGGCGAAATACAAGCAATGGTTCCTGGTTTATTCAGTCATTATGCCATGTACTGGATAAATATGGCAAGAAGCTTGAACTCATGCAGCTGTTGA